From Penicillium psychrofluorescens genome assembly, chromosome: 1, one genomic window encodes:
- a CDS encoding uncharacterized protein (ID:PFLUO_001029-T1.cds;~source:funannotate), with protein sequence MAIIVDYFSSRPRRHQQNGEKDIGFGDIPKVIEPTVISSPDSSVPVTPSPELASPAGSEDPILLEKLPQFGRLASWKGSLILLVTSGSQFLDNVFMTSSNIALSSIQDEFGVSSTDLQWIISAYTLSFGGFLLLAGALSDRYGRKKILCLGLLWLSIWTLAIGFGQSFIQLTVFRGIQGIGAALTVPSAIGIISSYFSGVDRTRALSIYGASGTLGFCTGLIFGGFLTSSLGWRYIFYLIVIITGALGILGFIVLPSDLPSQKQHERMDYFGALMSTAGLILLQFVLSSGGTYGWDQPFIIVLLILAIGLLVGFTFLEKYISNPIMPLSMWKVRNFAGLWIAGFAGYGTYQNVIYYIVLMAQQVDDLSAGDTALRFLPMGAIGFIVSLGTGKLLEYMNGKHLLIVGLALAVVAPIPSCITSSPETSFWVNVLPTSLISISAVSFIFVTTSTVVLTSVPVEVKSLAGGMLNTAFQIGSGVALAISAAVTEAVDISKGQSLARQYSTGLWCSAGLAAVGLVVSVFAVRQKGIGPKDRLGGPVAL encoded by the exons ATGGCCATTATTGTCGATTACTTTAGTAGTCGGCCTCGGAGGCACCAGCAAAATGGTGAAAAAGATATTGGCTTTGGTGACATTCCTAAGGTTATTGAGCCTACAGTTATTTCTAGCCCGGATTCATCGGTGCCGGTGACTCCTTCGCCTGAATTGGCGTCTCCAGCTGGAAGTGAAGATCCTATTCTCTTGGAAAAGCTCCCGCAGTTTGGTCGCTTGGCTTCATGGAAAGGATCACTGATTTTACTTGTTACTTCCGGCTCTCAATTTCTTGATAATGTGTTCATGACGAGTTCAAACATCGCTTTGTCCTCGATTCAAGACGAGTTTGGTGTGTCCAGCACCGACTTGCAGTGGATCATCTCTGCATACACCTTGAGTTTCGGGGGTTTCCTTTTACTTGCAGGAGCCTTGTCCGATCG GTatgggaggaagaaaatacTTTGCCTCGGTCTCCTTTGGCTGTCTATTTGGACATTGGCTATTGGGTTCGGACAGTCGTTCATTCAACTCACTGTATTTCGCGGAATCCAAGGCATTGGAGCTGCTCTGACTGTGCCTTCGGCAATTGGAATTATCAGTTCCTACTTCAGTGGCGTTGACCGCACCCGAGCCCTCTCCATCTATGGGGCCTCGGGAACCCTGGGGTTCTGCACCGGGCTCATCTTTGGTGGCTTTCTCACCTCATCTTTGGGATGGAGATACATCTTCTATTTGATTGTTATCATTACCGGTGCACTGGGAATTCTGGGTTTTATTGTTCTGCCCAGTGATCTACCATCGCAGAAGCAACACGAAAGGATGGACTACTTTGGTGCCTTGATGTCTACTGCCGGCCTGATCCTACTTCAGTTTGTGCTGTCTAGTGGTGGTACCTACGGCTGGGATCAGCCATTCATTATTGTTCTATTGATTCTAGCCATTGGCTTGCTGGTTGGTTTCACTTTCCTGGAAAAGTACATCAGCAACCCGATCATGCCGTTGTCCATGTGGAAAGTTCGCAATTTCGCGGGTTTATGGATTGCAGGTTTTG CTGGCTATGGCACCTATCAGAACGTCATCTACTATATCGTCTTGATGGCCCAGCAAGTGGACGACCTCTCTGCTGGAGATACCGCCCTCCGCTTTTTACCCATGGGAGCAATCGGATTCATCGTCTCTTTGGGGACAGGAAAATTGCTTGAATACATGAATGGGAAGCATCTTCTCATCGTTGGACTGGCTCTCGCTGTGGTCGCCCCCATCCCGAGTTGTATCACCTCGAGTCCCGAGACTAGCTTCTGGGTCAATGTGCTTCCTACATCATTGATCAGCATCTCCGCGGTGTCTTTCATCTTTGTTACGACTAGCACGGTGGTGTTGACCAGTGTGCCAGTTGAGGTCAAGAGTTTGGCTGGTGGAATG CTGAATACTGCATTCCAGATAGGCTCTGGTGTCGCTCTGGCTATCTCTGCTGCTGTCACTGAAGCAGTCGATATTTCCAAGGGACAGAGCCTTGCACGGCAATACTCCACCGGCCTCTGGTGCTCGGCCGGACTTGCCGCCGTTGGACTCGTTGTCAGTGTTTTCGCGGTTCGGCAAAAAGGAATTGGACCTAAGGATCGATTGGGAGGCCCGGTGGCCCTGTGA